The following proteins are co-located in the Pyrococcus abyssi GE5 genome:
- a CDS encoding stage II sporulation protein M has product MLFFIFGIISGLFSASHNDYSAYFGFDPFDDSNPGFLFFFFKHNIKVALLLWSGAITFGGTTLLDLTFNGMILGSAVKTTIDQIGLIKTLLLILPHGLFEIPALIIAGAAGFKIPYELLRFALGKKDRIISEEDAKEFSSSFFSLPL; this is encoded by the coding sequence ATGCTTTTCTTTATTTTTGGAATTATTTCTGGTTTATTTTCAGCTTCTCACAATGATTATTCCGCTTATTTTGGCTTTGATCCTTTTGATGATTCTAATCCGGGCTTTTTGTTCTTCTTCTTCAAACATAACATTAAAGTTGCACTTTTACTTTGGAGTGGAGCAATAACATTCGGAGGGACAACTCTGCTGGATTTAACCTTTAATGGCATGATTTTAGGTTCAGCCGTTAAAACTACTATAGATCAGATAGGCTTAATAAAAACCCTACTTCTCATACTCCCTCATGGCCTCTTTGAGATTCCAGCCTTAATTATTGCTGGTGCTGCTGGCTTTAAGATTCCTTACGAGCTGTTGAGGTTCGCTTTGGGCAAAAAGGATAGAATAATTAGTGAGGAAGATGCAAAGGAGTTTTCAAGCTCGTTTTTTTCATTGCCGCTTTGA
- the purD gene encoding phosphoribosylamine--glycine ligase: protein MRVLLVGGGGREHAIGEALARGGAELYVVSKHKNPGLARISRDYGISKETDVEKVVRFARMWNVDLAFIGPEAPLEAGIVNALEREGIPTVGPTKEAARLETNKAWAREFMERNDIPGRKLFKVFDDVEEMKAWIDEYGKPVVVKPLGLTGGKGVKVVGYQLKDNEEAKEYAEYLIKKDGKVLIEERTDGVEFTFQVFSDGRNVIPMPLVQDYPHAYEGDVGPITGGMGSYSCSNHILPFITKEDWKMALRTLEETIKAMRKEGYPYKGILYGQFMLSREGPVIIEYNARFGDPEAINVLSILEDNLVEIAEGIVKGRVRGAKFQEKATVVKYLAPKGYPENPIRGAEIMVNEEAIKEEGAKIVYASVDENMKLLGSRALAMVGVADTLEEAEKIAEAGIRHVRGPVFYRKDVGTKESIEKRIRTMKELGKEFEPNSC from the coding sequence ATGAGGGTTCTCCTCGTTGGTGGGGGAGGTAGGGAGCACGCTATAGGTGAAGCTTTAGCTAGGGGAGGAGCTGAACTATACGTGGTATCCAAACATAAAAATCCTGGGCTTGCTAGGATATCAAGGGACTACGGAATTTCTAAGGAAACGGACGTTGAAAAGGTCGTTAGATTTGCAAGGATGTGGAACGTTGATTTGGCTTTTATAGGTCCTGAGGCTCCACTTGAGGCTGGGATAGTTAACGCCTTGGAAAGGGAAGGCATTCCTACGGTGGGGCCAACTAAAGAAGCTGCTAGGCTTGAGACGAATAAAGCTTGGGCAAGGGAGTTCATGGAACGAAATGACATCCCAGGAAGGAAGCTTTTCAAGGTTTTTGACGACGTTGAGGAGATGAAGGCCTGGATAGATGAATATGGAAAGCCAGTCGTCGTTAAGCCACTTGGTTTAACCGGGGGGAAGGGGGTTAAAGTTGTTGGATACCAGCTTAAGGATAACGAGGAAGCCAAGGAATACGCTGAGTATCTGATTAAAAAGGATGGGAAGGTTCTAATTGAGGAGAGAACAGATGGCGTTGAGTTCACTTTTCAGGTGTTTAGCGATGGAAGAAATGTAATTCCAATGCCACTTGTCCAAGATTACCCGCATGCTTATGAGGGTGACGTGGGGCCGATAACGGGTGGTATGGGCTCTTATTCCTGCTCGAATCATATCTTGCCCTTCATAACTAAGGAAGACTGGAAAATGGCATTGAGGACCTTGGAAGAGACAATAAAGGCCATGAGGAAGGAGGGGTATCCTTACAAGGGTATACTCTATGGCCAATTCATGCTAAGTAGGGAAGGCCCGGTTATAATAGAATACAATGCCAGATTCGGTGACCCTGAGGCCATAAACGTTCTCTCCATACTTGAAGATAACTTAGTTGAGATCGCGGAGGGAATCGTTAAGGGTCGAGTTAGGGGTGCCAAGTTCCAAGAGAAGGCCACGGTTGTTAAGTACCTGGCCCCCAAGGGGTACCCCGAGAACCCAATTAGAGGCGCTGAAATAATGGTGAATGAAGAAGCTATCAAGGAGGAAGGCGCTAAAATCGTTTACGCTTCTGTTGACGAGAACATGAAACTCCTTGGCTCTAGGGCACTAGCAATGGTCGGCGTCGCGGACACCTTGGAAGAGGCCGAGAAGATA
- a CDS encoding stage II sporulation protein M yields MRSMRRLICFSMLLFVAGLLLGVLSTSISLTQSLGTIPTLLLNMPRFQIFLLIVKKNAKSLIMLWSGALTFGVTTLHNLMVNSLVIGAVLKTAVMQMGLKPHS; encoded by the coding sequence ATGAGGTCTATGAGACGCTTGATATGTTTTTCTATGTTACTCTTTGTTGCTGGTCTTCTTCTAGGGGTTCTTAGCACGTCGATTTCCCTAACTCAATCTCTAGGTACTATTCCTACATTACTCTTGAATATGCCAAGGTTCCAAATTTTCCTCCTAATTGTCAAGAAGAACGCTAAATCGTTAATTATGTTATGGAGCGGTGCATTGACTTTTGGTGTGACAACATTGCACAACTTAATGGTAAATAGTCTTGTTATCGGTGCAGTGCTTAAGACGGCCGTAATGCAAATGGGCCTAAAACCCCACTCCTAA
- the purT gene encoding phosphoribosylglycinamide formyltransferase 2, which yields MIEPRDELGTATTDSAQKILLLGSGELGKEIAIEAQRLGVEVIAVDRYANAPAMQVAHRSYVGNMMDKDFLWSVVEREKPDAIIPEIEAINLDALFEFEKEGYFVVPNARATWIAMHRERLRETLVKEAKVPTSRYMYATTLDELYEACEKIGYPCHTKAIMSSSGKGSYFVKGPEDIPKAWEEAKTKARGSAEKIIVEEHIDFDVEITELAVRHFDENGEIVTTFPKPVGHYQIDGDYHASWQPAEISEKAEREVYRIAKRITDVLGGLGLFGVEMFVKGDKVWANEVSPRPHDTGMVTLASHPPGFSEFGLHLRAVLGLPIPGEWVDGYRLFPMLIPAATHVIKAKVKGYSPRFRGLAKALSVPNATVRLFGKPEAYVGRRLGVVLAWDKDVQEAKKRAEMVAHMIELRTRSSDWHDQNYEKRKHLL from the coding sequence ATGATAGAGCCTCGTGATGAACTCGGAACCGCAACAACTGACTCTGCCCAGAAGATACTCCTTCTCGGAAGTGGTGAGCTCGGGAAGGAAATAGCGATTGAAGCCCAAAGGCTTGGCGTCGAGGTTATCGCCGTTGATCGCTACGCTAACGCTCCGGCGATGCAGGTAGCCCATAGGTCCTACGTTGGTAACATGATGGATAAGGATTTCCTTTGGAGCGTCGTGGAGAGGGAGAAGCCAGATGCCATAATTCCTGAGATTGAGGCCATAAACTTGGATGCCCTCTTCGAATTCGAGAAGGAGGGTTACTTTGTAGTTCCCAACGCTAGGGCAACCTGGATCGCTATGCATAGGGAGAGGCTTAGGGAAACTCTAGTCAAGGAGGCTAAGGTTCCAACATCTCGCTACATGTACGCCACAACCCTTGACGAGCTTTACGAGGCCTGCGAGAAGATAGGTTATCCGTGTCACACCAAGGCAATAATGAGCTCGTCTGGTAAGGGATCTTATTTCGTTAAAGGTCCAGAAGATATTCCAAAGGCCTGGGAGGAGGCTAAGACTAAGGCTAGGGGAAGTGCTGAGAAGATAATAGTCGAGGAGCACATAGACTTCGACGTTGAGATTACGGAGTTAGCCGTTAGGCATTTCGACGAGAACGGGGAGATAGTGACAACGTTTCCAAAGCCAGTTGGGCACTATCAAATAGATGGTGACTATCACGCGAGCTGGCAACCTGCTGAGATAAGCGAAAAGGCTGAGAGGGAGGTTTACAGGATTGCCAAGAGGATAACGGATGTTCTAGGAGGGTTAGGGCTTTTCGGCGTCGAGATGTTCGTTAAGGGAGACAAGGTTTGGGCGAACGAGGTCTCTCCAAGACCTCATGATACGGGAATGGTAACCCTCGCATCTCATCCCCCAGGATTCTCCGAGTTTGGACTTCACCTCAGGGCAGTCCTTGGACTTCCAATTCCTGGGGAGTGGGTTGATGGTTACAGACTATTCCCGATGCTGATTCCAGCTGCGACTCACGTGATAAAGGCCAAGGTTAAAGGATACTCCCCGAGGTTCAGGGGATTGGCTAAGGCTTTGAGCGTTCCGAATGCAACTGTTAGGCTATTTGGAAAGCCTGAAGCTTACGTTGGAAGGAGGCTTGGAGTCGTTTTAGCCTGGGACAAGGACGTTCAGGAGGCTAAGAAGAGGGCTGAAATGGTTGCTCACATGATAGAGCTAAGGACGAGGAGTAGTGACTGGCACGATCAAAATTATGAAAAGAGGAAACACCTTCTCTAG
- the purE gene encoding 5-(carboxyamino)imidazole ribonucleotide mutase: MPKVGIIMGSDSDLPVMKEAAKVLEDFEVDYEMKVISAHRTPERLHEYARTAEERGIEVIIAGAGGAAHLPGVLAALTMIPVIGVPIKSKALNGLDSLLSIVQMPPGIPVATVGIDGAKNAALLALEILSIKYPEIKEKLKKYREDMKRKVEEKSKKLEELGWRKYLEG; the protein is encoded by the coding sequence ATGCCTAAGGTAGGGATAATAATGGGTAGCGATTCTGACCTCCCAGTAATGAAAGAGGCCGCAAAGGTTCTCGAAGACTTTGAAGTTGATTACGAGATGAAGGTGATCTCAGCGCACAGAACACCAGAAAGGTTACACGAGTACGCAAGAACAGCAGAAGAGAGGGGAATAGAAGTTATAATCGCAGGAGCTGGAGGCGCTGCCCATCTCCCAGGAGTTTTAGCTGCGCTAACGATGATTCCAGTTATAGGGGTTCCCATAAAAAGCAAAGCACTAAACGGTCTTGACTCGCTCCTATCGATAGTCCAAATGCCCCCAGGAATTCCAGTTGCAACTGTAGGAATAGATGGAGCAAAGAACGCCGCACTCTTAGCTTTGGAGATTTTATCAATAAAGTATCCTGAGATAAAGGAGAAGCTGAAGAAGTACAGAGAAGACATGAAGAGAAAGGTAGAAGAAAAATCCAAAAAGTTGGAAGAGCTAGGATGGAGGAAATACTTGGAGGGCTAG
- a CDS encoding stage II sporulation protein M, producing the protein MIIAGAAGFKIPYEVLRFALGRKEEIITEEDAKEFFKLVAISVVLILIAALIESTITMRIAEGI; encoded by the coding sequence ATGATAATTGCTGGGGCTGCTGGTTTTAAAATTCCTTACGAAGTTTTGAGGTTTGCTTTAGGAAGAAAAGAAGAAATAATCACGGAGGAAGATGCAAAAGAGTTTTTCAAGCTTGTAGCAATTTCAGTAGTATTGATTCTCATCGCCGCTTTGATTGAGAGCACGATAACGATGAGAATAGCGGAAGGAATTTAG